GCCGGTGAGGTCAGAGTCTCGCCGTTGACGCTGACCCGGCCGGCCAGGATCATCGTCTCGGCGTCGCGCCGCGAGGCGATGCCGGCCCGCGCCATCGCCTTCGCGATGCGCTCGCCCGGCGGTGTCGATGCCGCGGCCTCATCGCCGGCCGCGCTATCCGGCTCGGGCCGGGGCGTCTTCGGCTCCGCCGCACTCTTGCGCGGAGCGGCCTTAGCGCGCTCGCGGTCTTGGTCTTCGCTGCCCGCGTCGGTTGCAGGCGTCCAGCCCTTACCGCGCGAGATCTCGGGGTCCGGACGGTCGGAACCCTCCGGCGTCTTGTCGTTCGGCACGTCGCTCATGCCAGGGCCTTACCAGAGCCCGTACCATCAGGCGAGACGGGTTCTGCAGCCGCATTGAGACGAGGCCCGCACGCAAAAGGGGCGGCCCATGGACCGCCCCCGCAGCGAATGCCGAACCGCTGGCGTCAGAGTCTCGGCGAGCGGCCGCGCATTACGCCGAACACCGCCGAGATAAGGAACAAGGCAACCGCCACGAAGAAGACGATCTTGGCCGCCTCCATGGCGGTGCCCGCGATGCCGCCGAAGCCGAGCAGAGCGGCGATCAATGCGACGACGAGAAATGTGACTGCCCAGCCGATCATGGCATCCTCGCGTTGTTCAAGTCGATCCAAGGTTGGAACCCGCAAAGAGCGGGCCCCGTTCCAGTTAAGGCTTTAAGATCAGAGCTTGTCGGTCGCCGACTTCACGGCGCTCTTCGCGTCGCCGACGGTGCCCTGGGCCTTGCCCTTGAGCTCCTGAGCCGCACCCTCGGCCTTCAGCTTGTCGTTCCCGGACACGTCGCCGATGCCCTGCTTGGCCTTGCCGAGAGCCTCGTTGGCGGCGCCCTTGATCTTGTCCGTGGTGCTGCTCATGGCGATGTCCTTGTGGTTGCTGCGGCGGCGCCGCGTTCATCCAACAAACGGTCACGGTCGCTCGAATGTTCCAGGCCTTAACATTGCCCTGTGTTAAGCAGCGGCATCCGTGAAGGCCCGCATCGGCGACGGGATAGGAACACCTTGGCAGCAGATCCGATCCACGCTCAGAAGTCGGACGTATCGGCTTCGCTGACCGCCCTCGATCACGCGTTCGCGGCGGCGCGGGCCGCGGGCGCGGCCGGCGAGGTGCCGGTCGGCGCCGCGGTGGTGCGGGACGGCGTGCTCCTGGCCGTCGCGCACAACCAGCCGCGGCATCTCCTGGACCCGACGGCGCACGCCGAGATCCTGGCCATCCGCGCGGCCTGTGCGGCAATCGGCGACGAGCGTCTGGCCGGCTGTGACCTCTACGTGACCCTGGAGCCCTGCCCGATGTGCGCGGGCGCGATCTCCTTCGCGCGGATCCGGCGGCTCTATTACGGCGCGGCCGATCCGAAGGGCGGCGGCGTCGAGCACGGTCCGCGGGTCTTCAACCAGGCAACCTGCCATCATGCGCCGGAAGTCTATGGCGGATTTCGCGAGCGCGAGGCGGCCGAGCTGCTGCGCGCGTTCTTCGCAGAGAAGCGGACATAGGACTGGCGGATGCCGGCCCTGGTCCCACGTTCTCATAGGATCGGAGGCCAGCACGATGATCCCGACCTATGCGCGAGCCCTGATCGTCGGCGCCGGCTCCGGCCTGAGTGCCTCGCTT
This window of the Methylobacterium tardum genome carries:
- a CDS encoding DUF1328 domain-containing protein, with product MIGWAVTFLVVALIAALLGFGGIAGTAMEAAKIVFFVAVALFLISAVFGVMRGRSPRL
- a CDS encoding nucleoside deaminase, with the translated sequence MAADPIHAQKSDVSASLTALDHAFAAARAAGAAGEVPVGAAVVRDGVLLAVAHNQPRHLLDPTAHAEILAIRAACAAIGDERLAGCDLYVTLEPCPMCAGAISFARIRRLYYGAADPKGGGVEHGPRVFNQATCHHAPEVYGGFREREAAELLRAFFAEKRT
- a CDS encoding CsbD family protein, which codes for MSSTTDKIKGAANEALGKAKQGIGDVSGNDKLKAEGAAQELKGKAQGTVGDAKSAVKSATDKL